From Zhongshania aliphaticivorans, one genomic window encodes:
- a CDS encoding DUF445 domain-containing protein, giving the protein MEDLIPYIVMPFVVAFVGWATNVVGLQMMFYPVQWRGVGKSIGWQGIIPRIRERFTRDLVTKTVVKVCTPAEMLNALNDDDALGEMSVLIRSQIEEAVDDFMQSNGVKLWSIAPDMARQRVYKRILHDIPSISRLVIREITENREYLLDIETLAVSRAKERPEILGELILSMFGTEFRFMKISGLYIGFPLGCLQALCWYFMPINALLPLFGCLVGALTNWIALNILAYPARGVKFLNWELQGLVLKRQKDVSLSFAEVFTEKFLNTKDVLEFIWDGERGDEIKRMIKRQLRNHMESKLFSKGIDLSVRLASRDELYDEKALKVLESNIFPLLDNSKVSRTLVKPVQMLLTMRMQQMPPEQFQELFLPIFQHDKWLVIIVGAMLGGAAGLLQLLVLFSDGPIFSIG; this is encoded by the coding sequence ATGGAAGACTTAATTCCCTACATCGTTATGCCATTTGTCGTGGCCTTTGTGGGCTGGGCAACGAATGTGGTTGGTCTGCAAATGATGTTTTATCCTGTCCAGTGGCGGGGCGTTGGGAAGAGCATAGGATGGCAGGGAATTATCCCGCGTATACGCGAACGATTTACTCGGGATTTAGTTACTAAAACAGTTGTTAAAGTTTGTACACCAGCGGAGATGCTAAACGCATTAAATGATGACGATGCGCTCGGTGAAATGAGCGTGCTTATTCGTTCACAAATCGAAGAAGCGGTCGATGACTTCATGCAAAGCAATGGCGTTAAGTTATGGTCTATTGCGCCGGATATGGCACGTCAGCGAGTTTATAAACGAATATTGCATGATATCCCGTCTATATCTCGCTTAGTGATTCGGGAGATTACAGAGAACCGCGAATATTTGTTGGATATAGAGACGCTCGCGGTTTCAAGGGCCAAAGAACGTCCAGAAATACTCGGTGAATTAATTCTATCCATGTTCGGAACAGAATTTCGATTCATGAAGATTTCCGGTTTGTATATTGGATTCCCATTGGGGTGCCTACAGGCTCTGTGTTGGTATTTTATGCCGATCAACGCGCTTTTGCCTTTATTTGGATGCCTAGTCGGCGCGTTAACAAATTGGATAGCACTCAATATTCTTGCCTATCCCGCCAGAGGCGTGAAATTCCTAAACTGGGAGTTGCAAGGCCTAGTTCTAAAACGACAGAAGGACGTTTCATTAAGTTTCGCCGAAGTGTTTACTGAGAAATTTTTAAACACCAAAGATGTACTTGAATTTATATGGGATGGCGAGCGCGGTGACGAAATAAAGCGAATGATCAAGCGTCAGCTAAGAAATCATATGGAGTCAAAGCTATTTTCGAAAGGAATAGATTTAAGCGTGCGCTTGGCCTCTCGAGATGAACTTTATGATGAAAAGGCGCTGAAAGTACTAGAGAGCAATATTTTTCCATTACTGGATAACAGTAAAGTCAGTCGGACGTTAGTAAAACCAGTGCAGATGCTTTTAACGATGCGTATGCAGCAGATGCCACCTGAGCAGTTCCAGGAGCTATTTCTTCCAATTTTTCAACACGATAAATGGCTGGTGATTATCGTTGGAGCGATGCTTGGTGGCGCCGCTGGTTTACTGCAGCTTTTGGTATTGTTCAGTGATGGCCCTATTTTCAGTATAGGCTAA
- a CDS encoding YtfJ family protein — MSKVALIYFTGFLLTFFGGSVASANAANDKITPALERLGEILPGELVTRGDAIEYRKWTAYSPARKNVLFIHFPAKLSIKTEVDALKNRIIKEQYSVDYLRVVTVADFDDALWGTKSLAALELKANKKSNPDVEVVRDNTGAVRNVWSLPKNTLFVALFSASGKPVYQHTGPISESEMNALLEKINEQLTR; from the coding sequence ATGAGTAAGGTGGCTTTAATTTATTTTACTGGTTTTCTTCTAACGTTTTTTGGAGGGAGTGTGGCTTCTGCTAATGCTGCTAACGATAAGATAACACCGGCATTGGAGAGGCTTGGTGAAATATTGCCGGGCGAGCTCGTTACTAGAGGGGATGCGATTGAATACCGTAAATGGACTGCCTATAGCCCCGCTCGGAAAAACGTTTTATTTATTCATTTCCCTGCGAAATTAAGTATTAAGACAGAAGTCGATGCGCTTAAAAATCGCATAATTAAAGAACAATACAGCGTTGATTACTTGCGTGTTGTTACTGTTGCTGATTTCGATGATGCCCTTTGGGGGACAAAATCTTTGGCTGCGCTAGAGCTAAAAGCGAATAAAAAGTCGAATCCAGATGTTGAAGTCGTACGTGATAATACCGGAGCGGTCAGAAATGTCTGGTCATTACCTAAGAATACGCTTTTTGTCGCGCTGTTCTCTGCATCTGGTAAGCCAGTGTATCAACATACCGGTCCGATTTCTGAGTCAGAGATGAATGCGCTCCTTGAAAAAATTAACGAGCAATTGACGCGCTAA
- a CDS encoding acetyl-CoA C-acetyltransferase, producing the protein MTNHAYIYDAVRTPRSKGKKDGSLHEVKPIDLGASLLKSLQARHDLDTAYVDDVVMGCVGPVGEQGSDVAKMIVQNAGWDESVPGVQLDRFCASGLEAVNFAAQKIASGWEDLVVAGGVESMSRVPMGSNGGAMVGDTAFQLKIGFVPQGIGADVIASIEGWSREDVDAFALESQRRAAFARDNGYFDRSVVPVLDKNGLVILDKDDFIKADSSMAGLAKLKASFEAMGQIGFNDVILRKYNTLEKVNHVHTPGNSSGIVDGASAVLIGSEKAGKDLGLTPRGRIVATAVLSTCPIIMLTGPGPAAQKALAKAGLKTSDIDLWEINEAFASVAMRYMKDLDISHEITNVNGGAIAMGHPLGATGGMLVSITLDELERRGLKRAMLSLCVGGGMGISTIIERL; encoded by the coding sequence ATGACAAATCACGCCTATATTTATGATGCCGTGCGCACTCCGCGAAGCAAAGGTAAGAAAGACGGCAGCTTGCATGAAGTGAAACCGATCGATTTGGGCGCCAGTCTGCTTAAGAGTTTACAGGCCCGTCACGACCTCGATACCGCTTATGTTGATGATGTTGTCATGGGCTGCGTTGGTCCGGTTGGCGAGCAGGGATCAGATGTGGCAAAAATGATAGTGCAAAATGCGGGCTGGGATGAGTCCGTGCCCGGTGTGCAGCTAGATCGCTTTTGTGCCTCAGGCCTAGAGGCGGTGAACTTCGCAGCCCAAAAAATTGCGTCCGGCTGGGAGGATCTTGTCGTGGCTGGTGGCGTTGAAAGTATGTCGCGAGTGCCAATGGGCTCGAATGGTGGCGCCATGGTTGGCGATACGGCATTTCAGCTTAAAATCGGATTTGTACCGCAAGGTATTGGTGCAGACGTTATCGCCAGTATTGAAGGTTGGAGTCGAGAGGATGTAGACGCATTTGCTCTGGAGTCACAGCGTCGGGCGGCATTTGCCCGTGACAACGGTTATTTTGACCGTTCTGTTGTCCCTGTGCTCGATAAAAATGGCTTAGTGATTTTAGACAAAGACGATTTCATTAAGGCTGACTCATCGATGGCGGGTCTAGCTAAGTTAAAGGCGTCCTTCGAGGCCATGGGTCAAATCGGCTTTAACGATGTTATTTTGCGTAAATACAATACTCTTGAAAAAGTAAATCATGTTCATACACCCGGAAATTCATCGGGAATTGTCGATGGCGCCTCAGCGGTTTTAATCGGCAGCGAAAAAGCCGGTAAAGATTTGGGTTTGACACCGCGCGGTCGGATTGTCGCAACCGCAGTGCTGTCCACCTGCCCTATTATTATGCTCACAGGACCTGGGCCAGCCGCACAAAAGGCATTGGCCAAAGCCGGCCTTAAAACCTCAGATATCGATCTCTGGGAAATTAACGAAGCCTTTGCATCCGTTGCTATGCGCTATATGAAGGATTTAGACATCAGTCATGAAATTACCAATGTAAATGGCGGTGCTATCGCAATGGGGCATCCGCTCGGTGCGACTGGCGGTATGTTAGTGAGCATTACGCTCGATGAACTCGAGCGCCGAGGTTTGAAGCGCGCCATGTTGTCACTCTGTGTCGGCGGCGGGATGGGAATCTCAACGATCATCGAGCGGTTATAG
- a CDS encoding 3-hydroxyacyl-CoA dehydrogenase NAD-binding domain-containing protein, translated as MSVFKYEKDADGIVTVTMDQTGPVNAMNTEYQLAMAETVARIEQEAALSGVIFASAKKTFFAGGDLNDLLAAKPGDEASFMETLEAIKGPLRRLEKLPVPVVAAINGTALGGGFEICLACNYRIAFNHKSVQLGLPEVSLGLLPGGGGVVRMVNLLGLQAALPYLLEGMKVVPEKALAAGMIHETVQSLEELLPRAKAYIKANAGNVAAAIQPWDQSGFKIPGGNASSPKLAQLLMAAPAMLAAKTRGLLPAPEQILDCAVEAARVDFDTALRIESRGLTYLVMTPQAKNMITTFFFQMNEINGGASRPQGIAPQLTKKVGVLGAGMMGQGIAYVSAMAGIDVVLKDISLDAAERGKAYTEKLLAKRVAKGRMSADEKAKILARIMPSAENDDLDGCDLIIEAVFENVELKNKIIRATEKHLDDDGIWGSNTSTLPITQLALASSRPANFIGIHFFSPVDKMPLVEIICGEQTSDTALAKAFDYARQIRKTPIVVNDSLGFFTSRTFGTYFDEGARLVVEGMHPSKIDSLGKAIGMPVGPLTVHDEVSQELSRKAFETWEQMGVADKWGEQDSLRTVIEFLTVKNGRGGRHHNGGYYDYVDGGKTLWPGVLDEYYCSNAQVPDDDIKDRLLFRQVIETLKCLESGVLRTVADGNIGSVMGIGAPVWTGGFLQFVNTYGLEKFQRRCAELADKYGDRFSCPSIVGEKILEGSMFR; from the coding sequence ATGAGTGTATTTAAATACGAGAAAGACGCTGACGGCATAGTGACAGTGACTATGGACCAGACAGGTCCAGTCAATGCGATGAACACGGAATACCAGCTAGCAATGGCAGAAACAGTAGCCCGTATCGAACAGGAAGCGGCATTAAGTGGTGTTATTTTTGCTTCGGCAAAAAAGACTTTTTTCGCCGGCGGTGATCTTAATGATCTTTTGGCCGCGAAACCTGGTGATGAAGCATCGTTTATGGAAACTCTTGAAGCTATCAAGGGACCCTTACGACGTTTAGAAAAGTTACCTGTACCTGTAGTGGCGGCTATTAACGGCACGGCCTTAGGTGGCGGCTTTGAAATTTGCCTAGCGTGTAACTATCGAATTGCCTTTAATCATAAGTCTGTGCAGCTGGGCCTGCCGGAAGTCAGTCTGGGACTACTACCTGGCGGTGGCGGTGTTGTGCGCATGGTGAACTTACTGGGATTGCAGGCCGCCTTGCCCTATTTGCTTGAGGGCATGAAAGTAGTGCCGGAAAAGGCGCTAGCAGCCGGTATGATTCATGAAACAGTACAGTCTCTTGAAGAGCTTCTTCCTCGCGCAAAGGCGTATATCAAGGCAAATGCGGGTAACGTAGCCGCTGCAATTCAGCCTTGGGATCAGAGTGGCTTTAAGATTCCTGGGGGCAATGCGAGTTCACCTAAACTAGCGCAGTTATTGATGGCTGCACCGGCCATGCTGGCCGCAAAGACTCGAGGCCTCTTGCCAGCGCCTGAGCAAATACTAGATTGCGCTGTAGAGGCTGCGCGTGTGGACTTCGACACGGCACTGCGCATTGAAAGCCGCGGATTAACGTATTTGGTGATGACGCCTCAAGCCAAGAATATGATCACCACGTTCTTCTTCCAAATGAACGAGATCAATGGTGGTGCGTCACGTCCCCAAGGAATAGCACCACAGTTGACCAAAAAGGTAGGCGTACTCGGTGCGGGGATGATGGGGCAGGGCATTGCTTATGTCTCGGCGATGGCTGGTATAGATGTGGTTCTTAAGGATATCTCTTTGGATGCTGCTGAAAGAGGCAAAGCCTATACCGAGAAATTGCTGGCCAAGCGCGTTGCTAAAGGGCGCATGAGCGCTGACGAAAAAGCGAAGATCTTAGCGCGGATAATGCCTTCGGCAGAAAATGATGATCTCGACGGCTGTGACCTAATTATCGAGGCTGTCTTCGAAAACGTTGAGCTTAAAAATAAGATTATCCGCGCGACGGAAAAGCATTTAGATGATGATGGTATTTGGGGCTCGAATACCTCGACCTTACCCATAACGCAATTGGCTTTAGCCTCATCACGGCCGGCGAACTTTATCGGGATTCATTTCTTTTCGCCGGTCGATAAAATGCCTTTAGTAGAAATAATCTGCGGCGAACAGACCAGTGATACCGCACTTGCCAAAGCATTTGATTACGCCCGTCAAATTAGAAAGACGCCAATTGTTGTTAACGATTCTCTTGGCTTTTTCACCTCCCGCACCTTTGGTACCTATTTTGACGAGGGCGCTCGCTTGGTTGTTGAGGGCATGCACCCAAGTAAAATAGATAGTCTTGGTAAGGCTATTGGAATGCCAGTGGGGCCACTAACTGTTCACGATGAAGTGAGTCAGGAGCTGAGTCGTAAGGCCTTTGAAACGTGGGAGCAGATGGGCGTTGCCGATAAATGGGGTGAGCAAGACTCATTGCGCACTGTAATCGAATTTCTTACCGTTAAAAACGGGCGTGGCGGACGGCACCACAACGGCGGTTATTATGACTATGTTGATGGTGGAAAGACGCTTTGGCCGGGTGTGCTTGACGAGTACTACTGTAGCAACGCGCAAGTGCCAGATGACGATATTAAAGACAGGTTGCTATTCCGGCAGGTTATTGAAACGCTCAAGTGTTTGGAGTCCGGTGTTTTGCGCACGGTGGCCGATGGCAATATTGGGTCGGTCATGGGTATTGGCGCCCCAGTTTGGACCGGCGGGTTTTTGCAGTTTGTGAATACCTATGGTCTCGAGAAATTTCAGCGTCGCTGCGCGGAATTGGCAGATAAGTACGGTGACCGATTTAGCTGCCCGAGTATCGTCGGCGAGAAAATTCTCGAAGGAAGTATGTTTCGCTGA